The Candidatus Cloacimonadota bacterium genome includes the window GAAACTGGGAGAGGATTTTGCCCTGGGTAGCAGAGTGGTTTTAGGTACTCCCACAATCCAAATGGTACAAGGAAAGCTCTATTGGGTGGTTCCCCTTCTTCATAGTGGTTTCTTCAAATGGTTGGCAAATATAAATAACGGAACTCCTGGTTATATCATGGTTTCAGCTACCAATTCTCAAGATATTCGTTTCATTAGAGAAGTAAATGGAAAACCCCTAAATATACGCTATCAGCGAAATGCATTCTTCAATCAAGACCTATCCCGCCATATGTACCTTTCCGGAATAACCGGAGTAGCCATGGCGGGAGACACATTCGAGCTTGATGATAACGGCGAACCATATTGGACTATTACGCTATACTCACGAAAGATAGGCATCCGCGGCAATGAAGCATTAGGATTGGTTACTGTTCATGCCTGTACCGGGGATATTAAGTACTATCCACTAATCCAAACCGAAAATGGCTTTAGCGATGAATTGATACCTGATTGGGTAGATCGTGTACAGCCCTCTTACTTTGTTATCCCTCAGTTAAACTGGTGGGGCAAATACGTTCGCGGTTTTTGGAACACTATGTTTGGGAAAAGAGATATGCTTAACACAACTGCTGGATACAACGTGATCTATGGTGAAGACGGACGAAGCTATTTTTATACTGGTATGTCCAGCGTTGGCTCCGATGAAGGAACAGTTGGCTTTGTCCTCACGAATACTCGCAATAAAAAGACGTCACTTTATCTTATATCGGGCGCAACAGAATATGCTGCCATGCGCTCAGCACAGGGCAAAGTACAGCAGTTCAAATATTACGCCACCTTCCCGATTTTGGTGAATCTGGATGGCATCCCCACCTATTTCATGACTCTCAAAGATGCCGCGGGTTTGGTTAAAATGTATTGTTTTGTCTCGGTTAGCGATTTTTCCCTAGTAGGAGTGGGAGAAACAGTTAAAAGCGCTCGGGAAAGTTATCAGATTAATCTCGCCACATCAAGAAGCGTAAACATTAATGATAGCAGATTAATTGTCAGCACTGCAACAGGAAGTATTACGCGAATAGCCAGCGATATAAAGGACGGTCGCAGCTATTATTACTTCTCCATAAGCAACAAACCCAATCTTGTTTTTGTGGCAACCAGCAACCTCAGCTCTTACCTACCCCTCAGCAAAGAAGGTGATGAGGTAAGCTTAAAATACGTAGATAACAAGTCCATAGAAATAAATATAAATGGGTTTACAAATCACAGTCTGGAAGAGTAAGATATAAGCAATATATCACTTCCT containing:
- a CDS encoding cell shape-determining protein, encoding MREANAPKGAYIKLDLNKIHFKVWFAVLLSLLFTAYLFYFHLPVLNLRFMGWIFALAFVLLPLWGISKLRKVLTGLYILLLVLCFILPIYSSPIFHASRYRNLITNIEENSFENMVSPIDMSRVPIIDEAFAASLAEKKLGEDFALGSRVVLGTPTIQMVQGKLYWVVPLLHSGFFKWLANINNGTPGYIMVSATNSQDIRFIREVNGKPLNIRYQRNAFFNQDLSRHMYLSGITGVAMAGDTFELDDNGEPYWTITLYSRKIGIRGNEALGLVTVHACTGDIKYYPLIQTENGFSDELIPDWVDRVQPSYFVIPQLNWWGKYVRGFWNTMFGKRDMLNTTAGYNVIYGEDGRSYFYTGMSSVGSDEGTVGFVLTNTRNKKTSLYLISGATEYAAMRSAQGKVQQFKYYATFPILVNLDGIPTYFMTLKDAAGLVKMYCFVSVSDFSLVGVGETVKSARESYQINLATSRSVNINDSRLIVSTATGSITRIASDIKDGRSYYYFSISNKPNLVFVATSNLSSYLPLSKEGDEVSLKYVDNKSIEININGFTNHSLEE